The genomic segment AGGTCAATGTGGCCGAGGACGCCGTCACGGTCCACGGCGAACGGCATCGCGCACGGGAGGAAGAGCGCGATGGCGTGTACCGGAGCGAGCGCAACTACGGCGCCTTCTGCCGAACGATTGCCCTGCCGGCGGGCACCATGACCGACCATGCGAAGGCGTCGTTCAAGAACGGGGTCCTCGAGATCCGGATGCCGGCCGCCCAGGGGGCGGCGGGCCGTCCGATCGAAATCGCTGGATGACCGGCGCGGTTGACAGGAACATTCCTTGCCACAGCCTCATCGCGGCCGCGGCGAAGCTGCGCTAGGGCGCGGGCCGAGTCGGGCGGCAGCCGCGCAGGCGGGCGATCGCCCCGCGGTAGGCCCGCCGCGGCCGATTCCCAAGGAGGCGGCCATGAAGATCTGCTCCCCGGCGGCGAAGGAGTCGCTGAAGCCACGCGTTCGCGGCGATTACCGAGACATGCCGGGGCCGAGGCTCACCCTTCTGCAGGCGCAGCGCCTGTTGGCGCTGGCGATGCGCCGACCTGCAAGTCGCTGTTCCACTGCCCGGAGGCGTACGGCTTCCTCGCCCACGCCCGTGACGGATCGTGCGAGCGACACCAGTCCTGCTGATCGTAGACCGCCCTTGCGACGTCGGTGGAAATCATCCTCATCGGCAGGCCGCCGCCCATGACCCTCTCAGCCGTGCGGGCGCCCGCGGCCGCGGGAGCCGTCGGCGGCGGGATCCTTCGCGCAAGATAGCCGTGCGCGCATCACCGCCTTGATAGATTTGATCGAGTCCTTGCCGGCTCATTCGGCGGCTCGCCCTTCGGTACGCGCTCGGTGAGCCACGTCCGCGTGTTGGGTCGCTCGTCGGACGAGCCCGCCTGCTGCGGACACTGCCGAGTTGACGTCGACGGCGGTGTCCCCGTCGTGGAACTCGCCGGCATCTTACGGTCTTCCGCGGTCATTGAGGCCTCCTTCGAGCATCTGCCTCGTCATCTTCAGTCCCATCAGCGCGGCGTTCTGCACTTCGCTCCGTACTCTTCCCCGCACGAACCGGCCCGTGAACCCGCCCAACCCGTCCGCCCGGCCCCGGTAGATCGTCATGAGCCAGAAGCCGGGACCGCGCGACGGATCCGGCATCAACGCCCGCAGCTCGAGCCCGGTCCAGAAGTAGTGGTTCGCATACAGCATCTTCGACGCAACGACGGTTTCGTCATGGCCTTCGCGCACCATCAGATGACTGATCCGGACCGTCGGCTTGAGGCCGAACTGCGTTTCCTGCCAATAGAAGAACGAACTGGATGCCCCACCCGCTGTCTTCGGATACTCGAGCAGGTACCGGCGGACGTCCGGCATATACGCGGTGAGCTCCGGCGTCTTGTCGACCATCTCGCGGAACTCCTGGGCAACGAACGTCGG from the Vicinamibacterales bacterium genome contains:
- a CDS encoding Hsp20/alpha crystallin family protein gives rise to the protein VNVAEDAVTVHGERHRAREEERDGVYRSERNYGAFCRTIALPAGTMTDHAKASFKNGVLEIRMPAAQGAAGRPIEIAG